In a single window of the Arachis hypogaea cultivar Tifrunner chromosome 6, arahy.Tifrunner.gnm2.J5K5, whole genome shotgun sequence genome:
- the LOC112696314 gene encoding autophagy-related protein 9 — MFRRPRGPDVFSIFKCKDQGESSLATDLLQNIPPEIELSDYRRVPSPDSESPSGLLHGESLNAEPIADLDLFFERLYSYYCEKGIWCIIIKWIGELLSLGFTICFSGFFLLYVDWNGLRNAKCGMDAVESGIKPCDLAKEALHEHPLTPMTLTKAIIVGYLGIFSMYWIFCFLRFFAQLKDTLEIREFYYNSLHVTDNEIQTMSWATIIEKVVRVQSSKHLCVVKNLSAHDMVMRLMRKENYLIGMLNKGVLAFPISQWVPGAGPIVAYSPNGTHYRLTLTKTLEWTLNWCILQSMFDRNFCVKRDFVSNPNALQKRLMVVGFAMLLLSPFLIIFMLVYLFLRHAEQLYNHPSTASSRRWSNLSRWIFREFNEVEHLFKHRIYSGVLHASEYIKQFPSPIISIIAKFISFVSGGFAAILIIIAFLEESLLEGHIFGRNLFWYAAVFGTITAISRAAITTELLVLDPEGTMSMVVQYTHYMPKRWRGKENTEMVRIEFETLFQYTGMMLLEEMASIFLTPYLLLFVVPKRVDDILQFISDFTVNVEGVGHVCSFSTFDFQEHGNSRYGSPHNAPRNRRSSQGKMEKSLLSFQSSYPSWDPNVLGKQFLRNVRSFREQRLSGYRSGHAFSCPQWRGRPNVGGDGEGNRFISWEVPISILATANQKNHPYLIDWYYTSQPCDAALKDVPSEPFGVTEPAYEEYSHEYCEDRAASTPIFRESLIKDENSNAQSHWWDKCRLQGGQVQTSFFEPPDFNHRTEYSHCEEFSNRGAEDQDQEHCLYWQNHHRLSREACSDDLEAGEFNLHFDNVYSRPPESPTVNSRTSSFE, encoded by the exons ATGTTTAGAAGGCCAAGGGGTCCtgatgtttttagtatattcaaATGCAAAGATCAAGGGGAATCATCTCTGGCAACAGATTTACTTCAAAATATTCCACCAGAGATTGAACTGTCTGATTATAGAAGGGTCCCAAGTCCAGACAGTGAGAGCCCTTCGGGACTTCTTCATGGTGAGAGCCTAAATGCAGAACCTATTGCTGATTTAGATCTCTTCTTCGAAAGGCTTTACAGCTACTACTGTGAGAAAGGGATATGGTGCATCATTATAAAATGGATTGGTGAACTTCTTAGCCTGGGGTTCACCATATGTTTTTCGGGATTTTTTCTACTATATGTTGATTGGAATGGGCTCCGCAATGCAAAGTGTGGGATGGATGCGGTTGAGTCTGGAATTAAGCCCTGTGATCTTGCTAAAGAAGCTCTTCATGAACACCCATTAACCCCAATGACTCTTACGAAAGCTATTATAGTTGGATACTTAGGAATATTTTCCATGTATTGGATATTTTGCTTCTTGAGATTCTTTGCTCAGCTAAAGGATACTTTGGAAATCCGAGAATTTTATTACAATAG TCTCCATGTTACAGACAATGAAATACAAACAATGTCCTGGGCTACTATTATTGAAAAAGTTGTTAGGGTACAAAGTTCTAAACATCTTTGTGTTGTAAAGAATCTGTCTGCCCATGACATGGTAATGAGATTGATGCGAAAGGAGAACTACTTAATTGGGATGCTAAACAAGGGTGTGCTTGCTTTCCCCATTTCTCAATGGGTTCCAGGTGCTGGTCCTATAGTGGCATATAGTCCTAATGGAACCCATTATCGTCTAACACTAACTAAGACCCTTGAGTGGACTTTGAATTGGTGCATCTTGCAAAGCATGTTTGATCG GAACTTTTGTGTGAAAAGGGATTTTGTGTCAAATCCAAATGCATTACAGAAAAGGCTTATGGTAGTTGGCTTTGCAATGCTTTTACTTTCTCCATTTCTTATCATATTCATGTTGGTGTATCTCTTTCTGAGGCATGCTGAACAACTTTATAACCATCCAAGCACGGCATCATCTCGAAGATGGTCAAATTTGTCAAGGTGGATATTTAGGGAATTCAATGAG GTGGAGCATCTCTTCAAACATCGAATTTATAGTGGTGTCTTGCATGCGTCTGAATATATCAAGCAATTTCCTTCACCTATCATATCTATCATTGCAAAATTCATCTCTTTTGTATCGGGTGGCTTTGCTGCAATTCTGATCATCATAGCTTTTCTTGAGGAGTCTCTGCTTGAGGGCCAT ATATTTGGCCGGAATCTGTTTTGGTATGCCGCTGTTTTTGGAACTATAACTGCCATCAGCCGGGCTGCAATTACAACTGAGCTGTTGGTCTTAGACCCTGAGGGAACCATGTCTATGGTGGTTCAGTATACACATTATATGCCAAAAAGATGGCGTGGCAAAGAAAATACTGAAATGGTTCGCATCGAGTTTGAAACCTTATTCCAG TACACTGGAATGATGCTACTTGAGGAGATGGCCTCGATTTTCCTCACACCATATTTACTTCTGTTTGTTGTTCCAAAG CGGGTTGATGATATATTGCAGTTCATTTCTGATTTTACCGTAAATGTTGAAGGTGTTGGTCATGTTTGCAG TTTTAGCACCTTTGATTTTCAAGAGCATGGAAACAGCCGTTATGGTTCCCCACACAATGCACCACGTAATCGAAGGAGCTCACAGGGGAAGATGGAGAAATCATTGTTGAG TTTTCAGAGTAGTTACCCATCATGGGACCCGAATGTTCTTGGGAAGCAGTTTTTGCGAAATGTTAGAAGCTTCAGAGAGCAGAGGTTATCAGGATACAGAAGCGGACATGCATTTTCCTGTCCACAATGGAGGGGTCGTCCAAATGTGGGAGGCGATGGAGAAGGAAACCGGTTCATATCCTGGGAAGTGCCAATCAGTATTCTTGCAACTGCCAACCAAAAGAATCATCCCTACCTGATTGACTGGTACTATACATCTCAACCTTGTGATGCGGCTCTCAAAGATGTTCCATCAGAACCTTTTGGAGTAACTGAGCCTGCATACGAAGAATACTCACATGAGTATTGTGAGGATCGCGCTGCGTCGACTCCAATCTTCAGGGAAAGCCTTATTAAGGATGAAAATTCAAATGCCCAGAGTCATTGGTGGGATAAATGTCGGCTGCAAGGTGGACAAGTTCAAACAAGCTTTTTTGAGCCTCCGGATTTCAATCACCGAACAGAATATAGTCATTGTGAAGAGTTTTCTAACCGAGGAGCAGAGGATCAAGATCAAGAACATTGCTTGTACTGGCAAAACCACCACAGGTTATCTAGAGAAGCTTGCTCAGATGACTTAGAGGCAGGAGAATTTAATCTTCATTTTGATAATGTTTATAGCAGACCTCCAGAATCGCCCACTGTAAATTCCAGAACTTCTAGCTTTGAGTGA